A single genomic interval of Leptospirales bacterium harbors:
- a CDS encoding anti-sigma factor antagonist (This anti-anti-sigma factor, or anti-sigma factor antagonist, belongs to a family that includes characterized members SpoIIAA, RsbV, RsfA, and RsfB.) has translation MQFRALIEYPELSSTETTLAHLLLQIETPPVSDSPNRRPLVVGLAIDKSKSMYGDKISATLEAAASLVNWLTRHDSLAVIAYDSQVEVIQPLTPLTDKFSVIKKLDNIRVGTSTNLSGGWLQALRSVEEAEVENAYRRVILLTDGMANTGVVSQSELVRIAEDHYQRGISTTTIGFGRDFSESLLREVARAGGGNFYFIEGPEQAHEVFFKEFGDIAALFGQGLEIRLRPLPGVTVKEILNDAPHTTDEQGDIVIRPGDLRSDDLRNIVMVLEVQGAQASAASGPLVAAEASYYNMLEGSRMERFSAEAMVNFKARASTGFNRQVRLESLLAASGRAMIEASRIASEKDLSAAREILAQMARRLEENVSVEPDTMKRMIRRLQEMERNLEENLNLARKHMMAGGAELSLRGGGEVFFGGATHDRVLELPLSGQLDLYRCPDLKGEIKSQIDSGYRYVIFDLTDLSYIDSSGIGAMIQISNWMKHRGGLMVLVNTQGSVEKIFQMSKLDEFFVFKDSPTEARMFLEELIENRKRS, from the coding sequence ATGCAATTTCGCGCATTGATTGAGTATCCAGAGCTATCTTCAACAGAAACGACTTTGGCGCATCTGTTGTTGCAGATTGAAACGCCGCCGGTCTCCGATTCGCCCAATCGGCGGCCGCTGGTTGTTGGCCTGGCGATTGACAAGAGCAAGTCGATGTATGGCGATAAGATCAGCGCAACGCTCGAAGCGGCTGCCTCGCTGGTCAACTGGCTGACGCGACACGACAGTCTGGCGGTCATTGCATACGACAGCCAGGTGGAAGTGATCCAACCCCTGACTCCCCTGACAGACAAATTCTCCGTTATCAAGAAACTCGATAACATCCGCGTGGGCACCTCCACAAATCTCAGCGGCGGCTGGCTCCAGGCCTTGCGCTCGGTCGAGGAGGCGGAGGTTGAGAACGCTTACCGTCGGGTCATTTTGCTGACAGATGGCATGGCCAACACCGGCGTGGTAAGCCAGTCCGAGCTGGTTCGCATCGCCGAGGATCACTACCAGCGCGGAATCAGCACCACCACCATCGGCTTTGGTCGCGACTTTTCAGAGTCCCTGTTGCGCGAAGTGGCCCGCGCCGGCGGCGGCAACTTTTACTTTATCGAAGGTCCGGAGCAAGCGCACGAAGTATTCTTCAAAGAGTTTGGCGATATCGCCGCCTTGTTTGGTCAGGGCCTCGAGATTCGCCTGCGGCCCTTGCCAGGGGTCACCGTCAAGGAGATCCTCAACGACGCGCCGCATACAACGGATGAGCAGGGCGACATCGTAATTCGACCGGGCGACTTACGTTCCGACGACTTGCGCAATATTGTTATGGTTCTCGAAGTGCAGGGAGCGCAGGCTTCGGCTGCGTCCGGACCGCTGGTGGCCGCGGAGGCATCCTACTACAATATGCTGGAGGGCTCGCGGATGGAGCGCTTCAGCGCCGAGGCAATGGTCAATTTTAAGGCTCGCGCCTCTACCGGCTTCAACCGCCAGGTGCGACTGGAGTCGCTGCTGGCCGCCTCCGGTCGCGCAATGATCGAGGCTTCGCGCATCGCCAGCGAGAAAGACCTGTCCGCGGCGCGGGAAATCCTGGCGCAAATGGCGCGCCGGCTTGAAGAAAATGTCAGCGTCGAACCGGATACGATGAAGCGGATGATTCGTCGCCTGCAGGAGATGGAGCGCAATCTGGAGGAGAATTTGAATCTGGCGCGCAAGCACATGATGGCCGGCGGAGCGGAACTGAGTCTTCGCGGCGGCGGCGAGGTATTCTTTGGCGGCGCCACTCACGATCGCGTGCTTGAGCTGCCGCTGTCGGGGCAGCTGGATCTCTATCGTTGTCCAGATCTGAAAGGCGAAATCAAGAGCCAGATCGACAGCGGCTATCGCTATGTAATTTTTGATCTGACCGATCTTTCCTACATCGATTCATCGGGGATTGGCGCCATGATCCAGATCTCAAACTGGATGAAGCATCGCGGCGGATTGATGGTGCTGGTCAACACGCAGGGTAGCGTCGAAAAGATATTCCAGATGAGCAAACTGGATGAATTCTTTGTGTTTAAGGACTCGCCCACAGAGGCGCGTATGTTTCTCGAGGAATTGATCGAGAACCGAAAGCGTAGCTGA